From the Pseudomonas monsensis genome, the window GCCGAACACGATCGTCTCGCCCGGCGCTTGCAGCAAATCGACGGTATCGAAGCGCTGCTAAAGGCCATCGGCAACAGTGCCGACCTCGGTCAACGCGTGGCGAAGCTGGTTGAAGAACGCCTGGGCGCCAACGCCTTTATCACGGTCAGCAACGATCTTGAGGTGTTGAAGCAAGCGCGCATCGTGCTCTGCGCGGCGAACGCACCGCAGCCGTTTCTCTTTGCCGAGCACTTCGCCGAAAACAGCGTGATCTGCGACATCGCCGTGCCGCTGAACGTTGACCAGAACCTCGCCAGCCAGCGCGCCGACGTGCTCTACATGCATGGCGGCATCGTGCAGACACCACTGGGCGATGGCCTGGTGAAAAACGTCCGCGCCTACCTCAAGCAAGGTCAGCTGTATGCGTGCATGGCCGAGTCGGTGCTGATGGGCCTGTCCGGTATGAAACAGCACTACTCCTACGGCGACATCAGCCGCGAGCAAGTGCAGCAGATTCGTGCACTGGCCGCGACCCACGGCTTCAGCCTCGCCCAGTTCAAAACCGACAACTCGCTTTAAGGAACGGTCATGCCGAATAAAGTAGCAGTGGTGACCGGTGGCAGTCGCGGCATCGGTCGGGCGATTGTCCTGACCCTCGCCCGCGCGGGTTATCAGATCGCGTTCAGTTACGTGCGCGATGAAGTGGCGGCGATGGCCTTGCGCGATGAAGTGCAGGCGTCGGGCATCGACTGCCTGGCGCTGCAATGCGACGTCGGTAACGGCGAGAGCATCAAGGCGTTTTTCGAACGGGTCGACCAGCATTTCCAGCGTGTCGATCTGTTGGTCAACAACGCCGGCATTACCCGTGACGGCTTGCTCGCGACGATGTCGGCCCGCGACATCGTCGAGGTGATCCAGACCAACCTGATCGGCACCCTGCTGTGCTGTCAGCAGGTGGTTCCGGGGATGATGCGCCAGCGCAGTGGCTGCATCGTCAATATCAGTTCGGTGGCGGCGCAAAAACCCGGCAAGGGCCAAAGCAATTATGCCGCGGCCAAGGGCGGGGTCGAGTCGCTGACTCGTGCCCTGGCCGTGGAATTGGCGCCGCGCAACATTCGCGTCAATGCGGTAGCGCCGGGCATCGTCAAGACCGAGATGAGCACGGCGCTGATCGGCAGTCAGGAGGAAGAAATCCAGTCGCGCCTGCTGATCAAACGCTACGCCGAACCTGAAGAAATTGCCGAAGCGGTGCTGTACCTCGCTGATCGCGGTTTGTACCTGACCGGGGAGGTCCTGCCGGTCAACGGCGGGCTGAAAATGCCATGAGCCGGACCATTCTGATTACCGGTGCCGCCAAGGGCATCGGCCGCGCGGTGGCGGAGAATTTCGCCACCGAGGCCGACAATCGTCTGATCCTGCTGGATCTCGATCTGCCGGAACTGCAGCGCTGGGTCGATGAACAACACGCGCAGATCAAGGCACGGGTCGAAACCCACGCGGCGAACATTGCCGACCTGCCGGCGATGGAGGCGTTCTTCAAGACCCTCGGTTCGCAAGTCGAATACGTTGATGTGCTGGTCAACAGCGCCGGTATCTGCAACGAGAACGAGCCGGAGGATCTGCACAACTGGCACAAGGTGATTTCGGTCAACCTTAACGGCACGTTCTACGTGACCTCGTTGTGTCTGGCGCTGATGCCCGATCGGGGCCGGATCATCAACATGTCGTCGATCCTCGGTCGGGCCGGCAAGGTGCGCAATACCGCGTACTGCGCGTCCAAGCACGGCATCGTCGGCATGACCAAGGCGCTGGCGCTGGACCTGGCGTCGCGGCAGATCACCGTCAACGCGATTCTGCCGGCCTGGATCGATACGCCGATGTTGCAGGGTGAACTGGCGACGCAAGCGGCGATTGCCGGTTTGACCCAGGAACAGATCGTGCGCAACGCGAAGAAGAAACTGCCGATGCGCCGTTTCATCCAGAGCGAAGAAGTGGCGGCGATGGTGCGTTATCTGGCCAGTCCCGAGGCTGGAGGGGTGACTGCCCAGAGCCTGGTGATTGATGGCGGTGTCGGGTTGGGAATGTAACGATGCCTCGATTTCACATCAGCCACCTCGCCTGTGCCGTGTGGACGTGCCTGGCCGCGCCCGCCG encodes:
- a CDS encoding 3-oxoacyl-ACP reductase family protein, encoding MPNKVAVVTGGSRGIGRAIVLTLARAGYQIAFSYVRDEVAAMALRDEVQASGIDCLALQCDVGNGESIKAFFERVDQHFQRVDLLVNNAGITRDGLLATMSARDIVEVIQTNLIGTLLCCQQVVPGMMRQRSGCIVNISSVAAQKPGKGQSNYAAAKGGVESLTRALAVELAPRNIRVNAVAPGIVKTEMSTALIGSQEEEIQSRLLIKRYAEPEEIAEAVLYLADRGLYLTGEVLPVNGGLKMP
- a CDS encoding SDR family NAD(P)-dependent oxidoreductase; translation: MSRTILITGAAKGIGRAVAENFATEADNRLILLDLDLPELQRWVDEQHAQIKARVETHAANIADLPAMEAFFKTLGSQVEYVDVLVNSAGICNENEPEDLHNWHKVISVNLNGTFYVTSLCLALMPDRGRIINMSSILGRAGKVRNTAYCASKHGIVGMTKALALDLASRQITVNAILPAWIDTPMLQGELATQAAIAGLTQEQIVRNAKKKLPMRRFIQSEEVAAMVRYLASPEAGGVTAQSLVIDGGVGLGM